The Collibacillus ludicampi region TCGGCTGGCCAGAGCCCTTTGTTTCACGACCATATGTTTGCGAACACCCGGAATTGCAGAAATGACCGATACAGCTCTTGTAACTGAAGGCGTACGAATCTCTTCGGTTACATCTTCCCCATCAAGAATCACGAGTTGCCCCGAAGGACTGTTTTGCAAAAGAATCTGCGTACGTTCAGCCAAATCAGTCACCATATCTCGATCAGAAAAATCAATATGATTTCGAATGACTTTCAGAGTTAAAGCGCGGTACATCGCCCCTGTATCCACGTAAAGAATACCGAGTCTCTGGGCGACTCGTTTGGCCACAGTACTCTTTCCAGCCCCAGCCGGCCCATCTATGGCCACACGCAATCGTTTCATGAAAATACAATGCCCCCCGAGATCTTCTTTTTGAACACGTTTAAAACAAAAAGCAGGCAACGCCCGCTTTTGAATGACAACTATTTACTTAACACGACATCCGTATGTCAGGACGAGATTAAGCAAACGGTGTGCAGTTGTCACTCCGACGAAGCCCAAATATTGGAGCAGTAAGGTTTAATCCCATACTACCACAAGGAAAATGAGGGTGCAAGCATACTTCACGGAATCAATTCTACAGGCCAAAGTTTTGTCACTTGATCGCCGGGAACCTCCACTTCATAACCGGACGGAGGAAAAGCGATCGAAGGATCGTCGTTTTCTATGATGAAACGATAGATTCCCGGACCGTTCACGCGCAATGAGATCTGGCTTTGATCCTTCACATGAACCGAAACCGCTCGATCCGAAAATTGCGCGACCTCTTTTCCGTCAACGAAAACCCATGCATTCTGCGGCAGATCGGATGAAAGAACGCGTATGGTCAGGTCCCCTCCGTCGGCTTGCACACGACCCTCCTTTGAAACACTATCGACCGCCGGCACTTTGCTCATGAGATGGGAACGTGTGGAAGGAATGGCCAAAAAAAACTGAATCATAAGGATCGAACCCATGCCCAGAAGAATCAGACGTAGCATCAGCCTGTCAAAACGATTCGTTCCCATCAGATGAGACATGGATTCTTTTCTCACGTTTTTCCGCATCACGTACACCCCCATCTGGTACATGTCTATGTTCGTACAATTCGGTTGATGCGAATCGATAACAGATATGCATGCGAATGAACGGACAGCCCATGACATAGATATATAGCAAAACATGAGACGAGGAGTATCATCATGGCACGGATCCTGATTAAAAGCGTTCGTATTTCGTTTTCACGTTTTATCATTCCAGGCATATTACTCATCGTCTTTATCTGTACGATTTCCTTTTTTTCTGGCTCAGGAATTCTTCGAACAACTACCCATACTGCAGAAACGATCGTATTAGTGGATGCAGGTCACGGTGGATATGACCCCGGAGTGAAAGCGGGAAAAGTCTTGGAAAAAGATCTGACTCTGACAGTTGCCAAGAAACTGAAAACCGCCCTTGAACAGCGAGGGATGCAGTGTGCGTTGACACGCGATACGGATACCGATTTTGCGGAGAAAGGCCAACAAGGAAAAATAGCGAAAAGGGGAGATCTTAATAAACGAATCGAGATAGCCACGCAAACCCGCGCACAAATCTTTGTCTCCATTCATGTCAACAATTCCACGCTCGCCACACGCGGGGGAGCCGAAGTATTTTACAACCAGGTTGACGGAGCACAACAACTTGGGGAAGCAATACAAGACTCTCTTCACCGAATACCTGGGATGTCAAAACGCTCAGCAAAACCGGAAACGTACTACTTATTGCGAAATTTGAATATGCCAGCTGTCATCGTTGAGATCGGTTATCTCAATATTGCGGTTGAGCGTCAAAAATTGACAAATCCCGAATACCAAGAACAACTCGCACAAGCGATCGCCTCTGGTATCGAAGAATTTGTAAAAGGAAAATAAAACATTCACAAAGATGAAACACGTGGTTTCCTTGGTGGCCGTGACGGTTTCGTGATTCCATCCGGCCACCAGTCACCACAGGCTACCTCTTCTTACGAAACAGTCTTCAACTTCTCTACCCCTTGTTCCTCACCCGTGTTCGCATCGATGAAGACTTTGTACGTGTTGTTATCTAGAGTACCTAAAAATTCCCATACCAACTTTTCTTTGCCCAAATCATTCTGTACAATTGCCAAGCGCCGTTCTGCCACTCGCATAGTTGGAGAGACGAATTTTCTCGCCTGCTCGGCTGTCAACTTCGGTGTTACATCCATCCTTTGTCTATGATGAAATAACCAATCCTGATCATTGAAGCCTACCACATCTCCATTATCCAAAGCCACTTTTACAGTGATCGTGTCCGGGTACACGGTCACATTGCCTTGCTGATATGCGAACGTGTAGATCCCTACATTATCAAATTGATTCGTTTTTGTTAGTGTCAAATTTTTGAATCCGTGATTGGCGAGCCAAGCTTCTGCTTTTTCCTGTGCTTGCACGAGATCCAACCTCGCTTCTCCTACCTCCCGTTGATCCACCATCCACACGACATGGCCGCCTTTGACCGTTTGACCCAAGAAGATTTTTCCACCCTTCGACTTATCAACAGTCACAGAATATGAAGGATACGACGTGCCTTGCCCATTTGGCATCACTTGAATCGGTTTGGTATCACTCATTCCGAAGAAGTTGGCCACCTGTTTTGCCGCCTGCTCCGGTGTGACGTTATTCCCAGATACGTTTTGGATATTCGGTCGGTTACGCGATTTCAGATCCGTGACAGTCGGAGACTGCAGTTCCGGATATTGCGAAACTCTTTTATCAATCATGCGAAATCCATCGACGATTTGATTATCTGTTTTCTTATTCTGCTCGGAGAGAGCGATTTCCGCATCCATCCAACGAAGATTCTTCTCGATCACAGCCGTCTGCAGTTTTCTCAAATTCTGTTCCACATCGTTCGACTCTTTATACAATTGATGTAATGTTTTCCTTTCCTGTTCATTGAGCGGTTGTTTTTGTGTATCCCGTATGGCAATGTGATATGTAAAATTCCCGAGATCTTGCAGAAATTCCTGTGTACGGTTGAAGGGCATCAATGTTAACGGGAGTTGACCCACATCCGCCTGTGCCGAGTACGCCAATCTCCACACGTTCGATAAACAAGGGGATAATTGTCTCGCCGAATTGATCGCTAATGATTTACCCAATTCATCTTGTAAAAGATCCATATGTGAGGACAGATCATGAAAAGCCCGCTGGTACTGGTTTTCCGCTTTCAATAAGAGCGCTTGTTTCTGTTGGTGCTCACGGTAACCCCAAAAACCAGTGATCACAAGCGCAATAAACAAGACGCCTGACAACACTTTACTCACCATTTGATCCTACCTCCTTTATAAACGACTAACGACAGAAAATGTGTTTGCCAATCTGCTTGATTTGCGGGCGTGACCATATCCATTTGGAAGACGCTGTCGCCGGATTGAAATAGTAAACGGCACCGTCTGACGGATCCCAACCGTTTAACGCATCCAGAACGGCTTTGTAAGCTGTACTATTGGGAGACAACCAAATTTGCCCATCTGAGACTGCCGTAAATGCACCTGGTTGATAAATAATTCCCGGAATCGTTTTGGGAAAACGGGGATCCTCAAGGCGGTTCAAGATGGTTGCAGCCACGGCAACTTGCCCGATGAACGGCTCTCCTCTGGCTTCTCCATTGACGGCTCTCGCTAGTAACATGATATCGTTGTTAGTGATTCTGCCGCGTGGTGAATAGTGCATGATCGATCCCTTGTGAGATCTGGTTGCGCGATAATTGCGCGTCGCCCGATACAGTTTTTCTTTTGTTTGCTGCCCAACGATCCCATCCGCGCGAATTCCGAAGCGGTATTGAAAGTTCCGCACCGCCCAGTACGTTCTCCAGCCAAAGATTCCGTCGATCGGACCATGATAATACCCTAAATGCTTTAGACGGCCTTGCAATTCGTAAACATCACCACCGGTGCTTCCTCTCACCAGGTTACGATTCGTAAACGCGGGCGAGGAAGGGTCTTTTAATTCAGCGACTGGAGCCCTTACGGTGATAAATGATACGAGGATACTCATAGACGCGATGAACAAACCCCATTTCAGTTTCATTTTTCCCCCTCCAAATGAGAATGGCTTGACTTCCTTTCTTTAGATTTGCAAATCACGAAAGGAATTATGCCGAAACGGAGGAATAGAAAAAGCGGAAGACAAAGTCTCCCGCCAAAATCATTAGTTTAGTGTCTCGATTTCAAAATCCCGTTCATTGTCGCATAAGCAGCGTTTGAATCCTGTATCGATATGTCCTTTAACGTTTCGCGTGCCTCGCAATATGTAGCTTTCACCACACAGTCTGCATCGGATATGCACTTTGATACGGTCTTTCGGCATGAATGATCACACTCCTTCCTCCATTGAAAATGTGTAGTTTGGCGGGCGTAATGCTTTGCGTTCGCGCTCCGTGGAGGTCGTTTCAGCGGGTATATGCATTGCGCTTATGCTCCGTGAAGGTCGTCTCGCATGGAATCATAATCAAATGTTACGAGACGGCCTTCAAAGTCGCTATTACGCGCAATGCATATACCCTTTACGTCCGAAAGAAAGCGAGACGACCTCCAAAGTCGCGGTCTCACGCAAAGCATTACGCCCATCCAAAGACACTATTCACTCTTCTGCTGGTGCCGTTTACGGTATGAATGTGACTTTGTAAAAACTTGTAGCTCGGTGGTTGATCCCTCTTTTTCGTCCGAAAGCATTCCATCTGATCATCAACAGTATCGTCTCGCGTCCTGTTCGACTATACATACAATCTTGTACTGATCTCAATACAAAAAAGACCTGACAGTGAATGTCAGGCCTCGAATTTTTTGCTTATATCCAACCGCGCAGTTGGCACGCTTCAGCTGTACGGCGGATCCCCACCATATAAGCAGCCAAACGCATATCAACTTTTCTTGCTTTCGCCGTTTCATATACCGTATGGAAAGCGCGGACGAGAATATCCTGAAGTCGGCGGTCAACCTCTTCCTCCGTCCAGTACAGTCCTTGGTTATTTTGTACCCATTCAAAATAAGATACGATCACACCGCCGGCGTTACCCAGCACGTCAGGAACAAGCAAAATGCCGCGTTCCGTAAGGATTTTGGTCGCTTCGATCGTGGTCGGGCCGTTTGCTGCTTCGACGACGATTTTTGCGCGGATGTTATGAGCATTTCGGCTGGTGATTTGGTTTTCGATGGCAGCAGGTACGAGAATATCGCAATCCAACTCCAACAATTCTTCGTTTGTGATCGTGTTTTTAAACAGTTTGGTCACAGTACCGAAAGAGTCACGGCGATCCAACAAATAATCAATATCGAGCCCATTCGGATCATACAATGCACCATATGCATCGGAGATACCGATCACCTTGGCACCGGCGTCATGCATGAATTTCGCCAAGTAACCACCCGCATTGCCGAATCCCTGTACGACAACGCGCGCTCCTTTCAATTCGATTCCTTTTACTTTAGCAGCTTCCTGAATCGCGATCGTCACACCGCGCGCAGTTGCGGAATCCCGTCCGAGAGAACCGCCGAGAACCAATGGTTTACCTGTAATGAAACCTGGAGAGTCGTGTTCGCGGATACGGCTATATTCATCCATCATCCACGCCATGATTTGAGAGTTTGTGTATACATCAGGCGCCGGGATGTCTTTCGACGGACCGACCACTTGAGAGATTGCACGAACATAGCCGCGGCTCAATCGTTCAAGCTCGCGGAATGACATTTCGCGGGGTTCGCAAATGATTCCACCTTTACCACCGCCATATGGCAAGTTCGCGATCCCGCATTTTAAAGTCATCCAGAGCGAGAGCGCTTTCACTTCGTCTTCTGTTACATCCGGATGAAAGCGAATTCCACCTTTGGTGGGGCCAACCGCATCGTTATGCTGTGCGCGGTAACCCGTAAATACTTTGATGCTCCCGTCATCCATTCTCACGGGAATGCGAACAGTGATAAAACGAAGCGGTTCTTTTAACAACTCATACATCTCTTGGCTGAAGCCAAGTTTATTCAACGCTTCTTTGATAACCATCTGTGTCTGTGTCAACACATTCAGGTTTTCCGCTTGTTTTGTTTCTTGAGTCGTATTCTGAGCACTCATGTTATTTATTCGACCACCTTTATGTAAGTACAAGGAGTATTTCGCCTACAGTATATACCTCATTCGTCATCTTGAAAAGATGAAACAATACTTTCCTTTTTCGATCGCTGAACAATTAGGCTGAAATAAAGACCTTGTGTAGCCCTATGTACCTTTTTTAACGTTATCCTCCAATATCCGCATCAACGTCATCCGGATTGTCATACACAATCAAGGTTTCTTCGTCACCTTTCGCTTTGCCAACAGGTACCGCTTCCAAATCGTCCGGATTATCTTTGTCCGCTTCTTCGTGAAATATCTGTTTCCTATTCTTTTCATCTGCCATGACGGTCTCCTCCTATGGCTCGTCGTCGTGCACGTCTATTGTATTGTCTAGGATCATTTTTCCCGTCGGCAGTTCATTCATGCAAATTGCGATCATCGTCTCTCCCCGATGATCAATCCCAATTTTCCTGCCACCCATGCAGTGGTGCCTGCTTGCAAGACAATGGTGATCAAAATCGCCATAAAAGTGACAGAAGCGATCGCTTCCATATGTGCGACTCCCATTCCTGCGATCAGCCCAACGAGTGCGGCAGGAATGACTCCCGTTTCTCGTATCCAAAACATAAAAAGGATTTCATTCCATCTCCACTTTGCCTTACGGTCCGGGAGCGTACATGCGAGTACGGTCAGCGGCCTCGCGATCAACATAAACACTGCGACAATCCCGAGTCCTGGCAGCCAATACGTTTTCAGCGCTCCCAGATTGACTTGCGTACCTAACAGAACAAAAATCAACATGCGCATCATCAGGGTGATACCATCGAATACGTGAACGACAGCCGACAACTTCTCGTCGCTTTGCCGTAATCCCAAAGCTTCATGATTGCCCAGCAGGACACCTGACGTGAATGTAGCCATAAAACCGGAAAAACCGAGTTGATCAGCAGTGAAATATGAACCAATCGCCGCGGTGATATACGCGATCGCCGGATAGTCACGAAGAAATCCGTATCGTTCGGAAATCAAGACCGCAGTCATCCAACCCGTAAGCAAGCCGATACCGATCCCACCGCCTGCCATTTTGATAAATGAAAAAGCACTTGCGGTAATCGACCACGTTGAAGTCCCAAGCACGATCCCTAGGATCGTAAAAGTCAGGATCGAACCTGTTGCGTCATTAAAGGCACTCTCGCTTTCCACCGTTTGTCTTACTCGTTCATCAATATGTACCTGTTTGAAAACAGGTATGAGTGTCGCTGGATCCGTCGATGGCTGTCAGCAGCCATGCATAGATCATAGGCAGATGCAGGAACTTATAGGCGGCAAGTGCCGTCACGGCAGCCGTAATCAATACGCCGGGAACC contains the following coding sequences:
- the cmk gene encoding (d)CMP kinase translates to MKRLRVAIDGPAGAGKSTVAKRVAQRLGILYVDTGAMYRALTLKVIRNHIDFSDRDMVTDLAERTQILLQNSPSGQLVILDGEDVTEEIRTPSVTRAVSVISAIPGVRKHMVVKQRALASRQGVVMDGRDIGTYVLPDADVKIFLTASLRTRAERRFQDMLEKGYLVTLEEIEEEIRKRDELDSKRDIAPLEQASDAVLIDSTGLSIGQVVERILGICLNYLGTDRKGAE
- a CDS encoding N-acetylmuramoyl-L-alanine amidase family protein; translation: MARILIKSVRISFSRFIIPGILLIVFICTISFFSGSGILRTTTHTAETIVLVDAGHGGYDPGVKAGKVLEKDLTLTVAKKLKTALEQRGMQCALTRDTDTDFAEKGQQGKIAKRGDLNKRIEIATQTRAQIFVSIHVNNSTLATRGGAEVFYNQVDGAQQLGEAIQDSLHRIPGMSKRSAKPETYYLLRNLNMPAVIVEIGYLNIAVERQKLTNPEYQEQLAQAIASGIEEFVKGK
- the ypeB gene encoding germination protein YpeB, whose translation is MVSKVLSGVLFIALVITGFWGYREHQQKQALLLKAENQYQRAFHDLSSHMDLLQDELGKSLAINSARQLSPCLSNVWRLAYSAQADVGQLPLTLMPFNRTQEFLQDLGNFTYHIAIRDTQKQPLNEQERKTLHQLYKESNDVEQNLRKLQTAVIEKNLRWMDAEIALSEQNKKTDNQIVDGFRMIDKRVSQYPELQSPTVTDLKSRNRPNIQNVSGNNVTPEQAAKQVANFFGMSDTKPIQVMPNGQGTSYPSYSVTVDKSKGGKIFLGQTVKGGHVVWMVDQREVGEARLDLVQAQEKAEAWLANHGFKNLTLTKTNQFDNVGIYTFAYQQGNVTVYPDTITVKVALDNGDVVGFNDQDWLFHHRQRMDVTPKLTAEQARKFVSPTMRVAERRLAIVQNDLGKEKLVWEFLGTLDNNTYKVFIDANTGEEQGVEKLKTVS
- the sleB gene encoding spore cortex-lytic enzyme, coding for MKLKWGLFIASMSILVSFITVRAPVAELKDPSSPAFTNRNLVRGSTGGDVYELQGRLKHLGYYHGPIDGIFGWRTYWAVRNFQYRFGIRADGIVGQQTKEKLYRATRNYRATRSHKGSIMHYSPRGRITNNDIMLLARAVNGEARGEPFIGQVAVAATILNRLEDPRFPKTIPGIIYQPGAFTAVSDGQIWLSPNSTAYKAVLDALNGWDPSDGAVYYFNPATASSKWIWSRPQIKQIGKHIFCR
- a CDS encoding Glu/Leu/Phe/Val family dehydrogenase, coding for MSAQNTTQETKQAENLNVLTQTQMVIKEALNKLGFSQEMYELLKEPLRFITVRIPVRMDDGSIKVFTGYRAQHNDAVGPTKGGIRFHPDVTEDEVKALSLWMTLKCGIANLPYGGGKGGIICEPREMSFRELERLSRGYVRAISQVVGPSKDIPAPDVYTNSQIMAWMMDEYSRIREHDSPGFITGKPLVLGGSLGRDSATARGVTIAIQEAAKVKGIELKGARVVVQGFGNAGGYLAKFMHDAGAKVIGISDAYGALYDPNGLDIDYLLDRRDSFGTVTKLFKNTITNEELLELDCDILVPAAIENQITSRNAHNIRAKIVVEAANGPTTIEATKILTERGILLVPDVLGNAGGVIVSYFEWVQNNQGLYWTEEEVDRRLQDILVRAFHTVYETAKARKVDMRLAAYMVGIRRTAEACQLRGWI